CTCGACCGGGCCGGCGACCCCGACCTGATCACGAACCTGGCGGCGGTCCGCAACGACTTCGAGGGCCCGTGGGTGGCCTGGAACGTGGTGCGCGCCCTGCTGTCGACGGCGGCGCTGGGATGCCTGGGTCGGGCCCTCGTGCTCCACGGCGGCTCGACGAGGCGCAGCTGAGCCGGTCGTCATGACGGTGGCGGTAGCGCTCACGCTCCCGGTGATCGAACCTGCACGGGGACGGCTCGTAGTCTCGGGCCGTCCCCGTCGGTCGTCTCGGGTGGTGATCAGGCTGAAGGATGTCGAGCGGTTCGGGGGCCTGCTGCGCTTCGCCACCCCCGGCGCCATGGCGTACGCCGCGGTCTTCCCCCTGGTCCAGGTGGGTCTCATCGCCGAGTCGTCGGCGTTCTGGCCGGGCGGTTACGCCGACGGGGCATGGGCGTTGCTGGCCACCGCCGCCTACCTCCCCCTGCACCTGCGTCACGTGGAGCACGCGGCCCGGGGGTCCCGCGCCCGCGGCGGTGCCTGGACCCTGGCGGCGCTCACGGTCGTGATCGTCGCCGCGCTCCCGCTGGGCGACCTCTGGCTGCCGACGTTCCACGTGGTCGCCGTCTCGGCCCTGCTGGTGCTGCGACCCCGCTGGTCGCTGGCGGTCGTGGCGGCGGTGGTGGCCGCGCAGGTGCCGTTGTCGCTGCTGCTCGACTCCTGGGTGGCGGCCGCTCCCTCGTACTACGCGGTGACCGTCGCCTGGCGTGCGGCCGCGGTGTTCGTGCCGATCTGGCTGGTGGGGGCAGTGCGACGCCTGGAGGCGACACGGCGGGCGCTGGCCGACGAGGCCGTGGTGCACGAGCGGCTGCGCCTCGACGGCGAGCTGCGGGAGACGCTCGGCGCCGCCCTGCGCTCGATCACGGCCCAGGGCGAGCGGGCCACGGTCCTCGTCGACGACGACACGACGCCGTGGGCCGGACCCGGGACCGGGCCGCTGGAGGCGGAGCTGGAGGCGCTCGTGGGCGGCGCCCGCCGGACCCTGGCCCAGGCCCGCCAGCTGGTCAACGGCTACCAGCGGGTGTCGCTGTCGGCCGAGCTCGACACCGCCGCCACCCTCCTGACCGCCGCCGGCATCGCCACACAGGTGGTGCTGCCACGCGACGGCGTCCCCGACACCGCGGACGAGGCGCTCCGGTCGCAGCTGCGGGCCGACATCTCCCGGCTGCTGCGGGCCGACACCACCGGGACGTGCGTCCTCGCCGTCACCCACCAGGCGGGACAGGTGCAGGTGGCGGTGCGGGCAGGAAGCGCGACATGAGCACCGCCGCCAGCAACCCGGCGGGGTTCCCGCGATGGACGGCGCGGCACGCGCCCGGGCTCCTGGTGGCCCTCCACCTGCCGTTCGTCGTCGCCCCGCCCGTCTACACGATCGCCCGCCACGAGAGCCTGGGGCTCGGCGGGAGCACGCTGATCGCCCTGGCCGCCGTGGCCCTGGGCGGGCTCCAGCTCCGGCACAGCCTGGCGGCAGCCCGCGGCGAGCGACCTCCCGTCTGGGCGGCGACGCTCCTGGCCGTGGCCCTGCTCGCCTACGTCCCGTCGTGGTGGTTCAGCTGGGACTGGGCCGACACCCAGTGGTTCGTGCTTGCGTCGGCCGCCATGCTGCTGCGCGGCCGGCTCGCCGTCGCCGTGGTAGCGGGCGTCGTGCTGGGCAACCTCGTCCTGTTCGCCCGGAGCTTCTGGGTGGCCGGCGCCTCGGAGGGCGAGACCGTCTTCTGGACGCTGTACTGGCTGGCCATCGTGGTGATGGGCGCGGTGGCGCTCTACGGGTCGGCGCGGCTGGTCCGGGTGGTGGAGGAGCTGTACGCCGCCCGTCTGGAGCTGGCGGAGATGGCGGTGGGTCGGGAGCGGCTGCGGGTGTCCCGCGACCTCCACGACCTGCTGGGCCAGAGCCTGTCGGCCGTGTCGCTCAAGGGCGACCTGGCCCTGCGGCTGCTGCCGTCGGACACCGAGGCTGCCCGGGCCGAGATCGTCGGCCTGACCGAGGTGGCCCGCGACGCGCTGCGGGGCGTGCGGGCCGTGACCCACGACCGGCACGAGGTGTCGCTGCGCCGCGAGATCGACGCGGCCACCGCGCTGCTGGCCGCGGCGGGCGTCGACACCCGGATCCGTCTCGATCTCCCCGAACCCGAACCCGGGCCTGACGCCGCGGTGGGCGACGTCCTCGGCTGGGCCGTGCGGGAGGGAACCACCAACCTGCTGCGGCACAGCGAGGCGCAGGCCTGCTGGCTGTCGGCGGAGCGCCGCGACGGGGTGGTGCGGCTGGAGATCGTCAACGACGGGGTCCGGGGACCGGCGGGCGGCGGGCCGGGCAGCGGTCTCGCCGGGCTGGCCGAACGCGCCCGGGCACTGTCGGGAACGGTGACCGGGGCACGCCTGCCGGACGGCCGGTTCCGGCTCGTCGTCGAGATCCCCGAGGCAGCAGAGGAGCACGCATGATCCGGGTCCTGATCGCCGAGGACATGCACCTCATCCGGGGTGCGCTGGTGGCGTTGCTCTCGCTCGAGGACGACATGGAGGTGGTCGCCGAGCTGGACCGGGGCGACGAGATCGTGGCCACGGCACTGCGCACCCGGCCCGACGTGGCCGTCCTCGACATCGACCTGCCGGGGCTCGACGGGCTGAGCGCCGCCGAGCAGCTCCACGAGCAGCTGCCCGAGTGCCGGGCCCTGGTGCTCACCGGGCTCGGCCAGCCGGGCAACCTGCTGCGGGCGCTGAAGGTGCACGTCCGGGGGTTCATCGTGAAGGACGCCCCGGCCGACACCCTGGCCGACGGGATCCGCCGGGTCGCTGCCGGCGAGCGGGTCATCGACCCGGACCTGGTGGCCGCGGCGCTGGAGACCGGGAGCACCCCGCTCACGGCCCGGGAGACCGACGTGCTGCGGGCGGCCGGCGACGGCATCACCACCGAGCAGATCGCCGCCCGGCTGGCCCTGTCGCCGGCCACCGTCCGCAACTACCTGTCCAACGCCATCACCAAGGTGGGCGCCCGCAACCGCATCGACGCCATCCGGATCGCCCACGACGCCGGCTGGCTCTGACCTCGCCCCGGCCGTCCGGCCCCCCGGTCGCCGGGTCAGTCCGCCGGGACGACGTGGTTGGTGCCGCGGGCGACGGTGAACCGGGCCCCGAGCGTCTCGTCGGCGGACGACTCCAGGTGCGGGACGAACCACTGCTCCAGCGTCGCCTCGGTGGTGGTGAGCCGCACCATGCCGTAGCCGTGGTCACGCCACTGCGCGTAGGCGAGCGAGGGGTTGGCGTCGAGGAGCGACTGCTCGAGGCCCTCGGTGGTCGCCTGGGCGTCGGGCAGCAGCGCTTCGAAGCGCTCACGGTCGTCGTCGGGCTCGCCCCCGTAGCGCTCGCCGTAGAGCCCGGCGGCGACGGTCTCGTCGCCTCCGCCCCGGCTGACGCTGTTGGCGAGGATCTCGACCGCCGCGCTGCCGGCCCCGGTGGCGGGGTCGTAGCCGGCGTTCTGGTCGGGCGGGAGGTCGGCGACGAAGGCGCCGTGGGCGTCGCCGGAGAGGAACACGCAGTCGTCGATCCCGTTGTCGACGAGGTACTGCAGCATCGACTCCTGGTCACCGGCCCGGTCGGTCCAGCCGC
Above is a window of Acidimicrobiales bacterium DNA encoding:
- a CDS encoding histidine kinase, whose translation is MSTAASNPAGFPRWTARHAPGLLVALHLPFVVAPPVYTIARHESLGLGGSTLIALAAVALGGLQLRHSLAAARGERPPVWAATLLAVALLAYVPSWWFSWDWADTQWFVLASAAMLLRGRLAVAVVAGVVLGNLVLFARSFWVAGASEGETVFWTLYWLAIVVMGAVALYGSARLVRVVEELYAARLELAEMAVGRERLRVSRDLHDLLGQSLSAVSLKGDLALRLLPSDTEAARAEIVGLTEVARDALRGVRAVTHDRHEVSLRREIDAATALLAAAGVDTRIRLDLPEPEPGPDAAVGDVLGWAVREGTTNLLRHSEAQACWLSAERRDGVVRLEIVNDGVRGPAGGGPGSGLAGLAERARALSGTVTGARLPDGRFRLVVEIPEAAEEHA
- a CDS encoding response regulator transcription factor translates to MIRVLIAEDMHLIRGALVALLSLEDDMEVVAELDRGDEIVATALRTRPDVAVLDIDLPGLDGLSAAEQLHEQLPECRALVLTGLGQPGNLLRALKVHVRGFIVKDAPADTLADGIRRVAAGERVIDPDLVAAALETGSTPLTARETDVLRAAGDGITTEQIAARLALSPATVRNYLSNAITKVGARNRIDAIRIAHDAGWL